TGGTTGGTTGCAAGAATTGCACAACAACGACCGGATGGGTGACGGACAACGAGGAGGAGAAgcctcacctgtccaggtagaCGGTCATCGGCCTCAAAGCATGAACGttagaatattttaatatactTGAAGATTGAAAGTGGGGAAACGCCCGACCCAATTGGTTGCCTTTTGTTTGCCAGAACCAGCTAGCGGCACCAAACAAAATAAGAATGGTGATTTCTTATGATCCTATTCGTGTCCGTCTCATTAGGAATGATGTGGCTAAAGGCCAGATGAAGACGGCAGCACGTTATAAACACAGCTTAGGagggggagctgctgctgctgcatcgtTACAGAGTGTGATGGAGTTCATAAGAGCGTGAAGAAAGAGCTGTTTAACGCAAGAGCCCAGCAGAGCAAACAGAAAGGGCCTCATTAAGGAGAAGCCAAAAAGGAGTCTCAGCAAGAGTTCCGAAGTTCAAGCAAAAGCTCGTGGAAGTTTATCTAATGTTCGGGTCTGATGATGATGGCTGACCTCAGACGGAGCTTCATCCGATCCTGGACCAGCATAAACTTGAGCTGTTACACATCAAATAcgcttctccacctcctccttgaCACACTTTCATTATGCGGCAAACAGCTGGAGCTGAAGgttgtcagagtgtgtgtgtgagcgagagagagagaggtgaaggTTTTGGACCTAATTGGCACGGGCGTGTCGGACATTTCCGGCATACGTCAAAACTCCCCCCGTCCGCAAACAAAGCGGAGCGTGAATCCAAATAAGTctgcttgaccccccccccccccccccccttcaaatgGAGTGGCAGAGCGAGCCATAAAGACTGTCCATCATGCATAAAATGTTGATGGGGAGGGGTCCAGCAATGCACTCGGGCAGTCGACCCCGAAAGACATTCACCTCAAAATGAAAGATACTCCGATCAGCGTGCGAAACCACCACCAGGCCCAAACACAGCGTGGCTGGGAGCCAGCAGCCCTCATccgccagacccccccccccccccccccccccacggtccCTCCGGCGGGAAGAATGCTCAGGAGGGACCAGAAGACATCTAAGGAAGATACACCCCCCCCAGTCTGTCCAGAGACACTTTGATCGGTGGACAATCTGACTCAGAAACCTGGAACAACGCATGTGATCGATCTTCATCCGATTAAACTATGAAACACCTCCCCGGGTAAATTTAGATATTAATGTGGAAGAGAAACAATTTTATCGAAGCCTCTGTAACTCCTGAAGTTAAGACGCTCCCTTCTTTTTTACGTTGGccattatggggggggggggggggtgatgctgaCACAGAGCTATTTTCTAATGAGTGAGAATGTGTTTAATTAATGACCTCGTTAACACCAACTTCTTAGATTCAATGCATCACACAGACGTGGGTTTTATAGACATTAAGCGGCTGAATTGCCTCACATTTATTACGTTTCCACCTATTGCATATTTTAATACACCGCGACATGTTCTGCTGgagtatttcatgtttttctctgGTAGTTAATCTGTAGAAGCTAATGTTAGCGTTTCTATTGAAGGGACCGTGTGGAAATTACTCGGCACAGAGAAGGGCTTTATCATCTTCAGTAAGGATGGggagactctttttttttgataGAGGGGGTTTGAATAATTTCTTCCCCTTGAACTACCAATTTAtcgttgtggggggggggggtgtttgagtGCCTGAATGAGCTGGTAGGGTCTCCCATTGCAATCGGGTCCTGGGTGGCAGGTCAGGCCAAGGCCCCGGGATCGTATGCGAGCTTCTGGTGGCCGGATGGATGACGTGGGACTGACCTCTGGTGGACTCGCCACCCGCCGAGGGAACAATAGGGGGTGGGAGGTGCACCTCCACACGGCTTTGCAATCTTAAAATGTGGAAAAGGCAGAAGGTTCACTGTGAGGATAGGGCTGACACCAGATCTGCGTCACCCGtaaaacagggagagagagaccagtttgctgctgctcctcagagcCGGGTTCTGATCCGGGTGACATTCGGCAAGCAGTGTCTAGCGAAAGAAGGATGGAACATCCTGTGATCAAAGGAGGAGGCCAGACGGCTGATATTACTGCATATTCATGTGTGTTGTCCAGAAGAGAATCATTTTTATATTGTTTCTTCTGAGTTTTTTAATTGCCGTGGAACTTTATGACAGGCCTGCACCGCATGAATCTGCTTTGTGCacattttataataattatCGTCATTATCCCTAATGAGCACTTTCATAAGACAAGCAGATTCATCATGCTAAGAGTCTGtctgggggtgtgtgtgtgagtgtgtgagtgtgtgtgtgaatcattaTCCTGGGTGCTGACAGCTGCTAGCGGGGAGAGCTATGGCCAGAATGGTCCACTAtcctttcggggggggggaaggggggcaTCATGTCAACATTTAACTAATGCTCAGGCAGCCAAATGGACGtcgtctctcccccccccccccccccacccccacccacacacacacacacacacacacacacagtgtatatTTGAAGGTCTGCAACACCTCCTGCatgatggaagaaaaaaaaacctggtaGCTTGTAGTTATAccccatctccccccccccccccccccccccagccatggCTCTGCTTGAGGTTTTTGCCTGTTCAAGTCAGTTTCTCTTCAATTCATTCCAAGTCCCTCATGGAATTTTGTAGAATTCCATGAGGGACGTGGAATGAAGAGTCAGTCTCAACCTGCTTTTCTACGATCAAACAGCCGTGATCATGTACAATAAAAGTAGAATTGCCTGGACTTGACTTCCTTGTCCTCTGAAACATCTTTGCTTTCCCCTGCAGGAGTTGTTAACATAACCAGTGACAGAAAGAAACTTGCGAGACATCTGATGCTGTTCAGACCTAAATGCACACCCGTTTTATGCTGGATCAGATCCAAGCTCCTCGACGTATCAGTCTTTATCACCAGAATTGGCCCAATTTGAACATTCTACACTGTTTTTTGTGCACAGTGATATTTTGAGAAACTGATGTCACGTCGgtcaatgttgttgttttttcgcTCGCAGGAAAATACCTGTATAGAAAAATAATCCACAATACATGAGGACGAGGCTTCGGGTGCATTTAACAGCCCAGACGATTCTCAATCAACTCACCGCCGGGAAGAGAAACTTGAAGGCTCTTTTGCTGAATTCCAATGGATTCGGCTCCTTGGACTCCCTGCTGGATCACCTGGGGACACAACCTGCTCCCCCGCCCGCCTGCCACCGTCTCATGCAGATGTCAGTTTTGGATCAGTTCTCATTCAGGGATTCCTTATGGATCATTGCTCAGTGCACTCCACATACATCTGTCTTTTACAAATCATCAAACGGTGACACTTTGCTGGAGCCACATTCATAAAATACTCTAGATCTAGAATCTCGATGCATTATAACGCACACTGATTTTCATTGGCTGTAATATGTCTGTATCCTTCCCCTTTGTTCTccatactttattttttaaggaTTAAAACATTTCTCATGCACTGATCATTTTGTTTCGTTGTATTTGAAGATATGCTTATTAACTTGACCTCCTGCATAAATGTGGTTCATGGAGAAGCAAAGCTtccacattagcattagctagaATCAGTTGGGTTTTTTAGAGCAGTAACTTTTTGCATCCTCATCAACTTTCTTATCACCACGGAAATGCCAGATTATGGAAAACGGCGTTAAAAATAGAAATCCTTGGGCAGCCAACCTCGACAATGGTTAACATACGGTCTCatagcgccctcttgtggcagGGTGGACATGTGATACTATGGAAAATCAACAAGCAGAAAAAATGAGCAAAGTACTTTAAAGTAGtttacttaaataaaaaaaaatgtacatcaCATTATGCTTTACAATAATCATATTTTAAAGACTCTGGTTGTTTTTCATCTCAGTCATTTTGTACAAATCCTTCtgacaaaaatgcaaaaaagacAAACTAAGAGATTATAATNNNNNNNNNNNNNNNNNNNNNNNNNNNNNNNNNNNNNNNNNNNNNNNNNNNNNNNNNNNNNNNNNNNNNNNNNNNNNNNNNNNNNNNNNNNNNNNNNNNNCGCTCCTGTGCTTGAGAGAAGAATGTCCTGCTTACTTCTCTGTGACGTAGAGCACTCCATTCCTGATGTAGTCCGTGGGcatcttcctgtctctgttgaTGAGGCAGCACCTCCATCCATTCTCACACACTGACAACACACACCGAACGGAGAACGTTTGTAAAGCCCGAGGAAGACCGACAAACGGCCCAAACTCACTTCAGTAACTAAAGTTTCTCATCCGACGTGGATGGAGCAGGTCTAATTTTAAGATTTTGTATTCAACGATAAATTAGCACAAAATCCAAAACAGAATTCAGCAGAATGAAAATAATAACAGGTACGCTGCAGTGAATCCTCTCACCCGCCAGAGGGCGCTCTGACTCCTGCAGGTTGAAGATCTCGTGAAAGGCTCCCTTCTTGGTGCTGTGGGACCGACCCGGCTCCTCCTCTCTACTCATCCCGCAGGGGACGGCGGCAAGGCTGCTCCGAGAAACCACCGGCTGAACCTGGAGAGAGGCggaggagggcggcggcgggggggggggggggggtcgggacgGAAAGACAGAAGTCAACGGCGTAGCCCCGtgaaggacgaggaggaaggtggTTAGGGTGATGTGATGATGAGGAACAGGAAGACGTAGCTAAAGCCAAACGCGTTCCGTGACATCATCCGCTGGAGCTCCGTTTAAACGGCGCGACAAAGCAGAGAGTGAGATCCATTCACTCTGGAGGACAAACATTTACTGGCATCAGGCAGGCTGCTCTGAACCGACGGGTCAGTTGAGATTTAATGGAGATCAGGAAGGATCTAAAGCACTGGCTCTACATGAGctactccacacacacactgcttcagTTCCCCTCACAGCATCCCATCGCTCAATGGATCCAAAATGTCAACGGTCAGGAAATGATTTCAATAGAATGAAATTATTCAGTGTCAAGTATCTATTTTAAGTaatttaaaattacaaataacattttgatCCATTCTGTCCACAAACGCAGTCACACatcacgcgcgcacacacacacacacacacacacacgcgctatGAGGTGAGGTAGCTGTCACTCAGGTGCAGTACGGGAGCCACAGGGAGCCACACCAGAGACCCTACCTTCTCAATGCCAGagagctgagagagagacaacagagTAGACCTGTGACACGGTAGACACgcacattctctctctcacacactcacacacacacacacacactcacacacacacacacacactcacacacacacacacacacacacctacacacacaccatccttcATGTGAGGCGCGACGCCCTGCGGCGCTGCAGGGACGCCGAGCGCTAATGTGTTATTGACAGGAGGGATGATATTCTGAGGCTTCATTGATCTCTTTTGACCTCGTCCTGGCGGCGGGACAGCAGACGTGACGAACGTCAACAGAACACGATCACGCCGGCTTCGAACGATCGGAATGCTATTCGTCGAGAGTAGATTAGCTTCCTTGTTAAATAGCTCGCTGGCTAGTTTAGCAAGGCTAATCCAACTGATACTGTAAAGCTCAACTGACCATGAAGTATGAATAATGAATACATCGTGAAAGAAAAGGTATGAACTTTAGATGAACACGTTTGCTTCCTGGTTCAGAAGTCCGTCTGCGTACGTTTCTGCTCCCTTACCCGCCGGGACACGGTGGCGTTGGTCCTCTCTTTCAGCTGAGGGTCCGTGGGGAGGCTGTTCCATACGATGTGGGGCGTGTCGTACTTGTCCCGCAGCTTTGGACAGCTCTTAAACAGGAAGTCTATGATGAAGAATTTGATTCCAGCGTAGAGGCCTGGGAAAACACAAGTGGAATCAGGAAGGTAAAAACCCGTTACGGAAGCAGGAACGAGATCTCGCCGCATCCTCCTGACCTGGCGGTGACCTCACCATCCAGGTTTCAACTTCAAACCTCTGAATTATTTATTCTGCAGAACTTTTCCTCCCCAGAAATATTCAGTTCTCATTTGAGGCcattgtggggttttttttactaGTTTATCGATAATTTATGTCACTAGATGCATAACGACCTTTTTCGCTGTTTTGATCGTCCATAAATATGACCCCCTGGACAAGAAATAAGAGAAGCTAATGCTATTAGCCATGCATGCCAACCGCCTGCAGCTGCCTCTCACAGGGTGACAGAGAACAATTACACAAGCACTGCATGAATGCATGCGTTTGTGGCGCTGGATTTAGTACAGAGTATTTTTTATTCACGGGCTGATGCAAGTCAAAAGTGCGTCAGCAGGATAAAGGAGCTTTGTGTACTTGCGGTTGCTTCTTACCAATCATGAAGCCCATGAATTTGAATGGAAGGACGCAGGAGCTGATGAAGGCCACCCACAGGCAGATGTAGAGTTTGCGGGTGCTCTCCGGCTGCACCCACATGAACAAGCTGATGGAAAGACACAATATGAGACCCAAAGTCTTCACGGTAAAATTCTGCATCACTTgcattcacttttttttttacactcactTCTTTATCTTCTCCAAAACATCTGCCATCTTACCAAACAGGTTCTGCAAAGAGAGCGCAGCGCTAAGAAGGAGCACCGGTTCATCCTCTGTCGACACTGATTTGAGGAGAAGTCATGGCTTGGTGTTGTACCTGTGCTTTTTGTGCGACATCAAGCACAAGCTGGAACTTTTCAGATACAGTCAGGTCTTCCTTTGGCGGCTCCTGAATTaaacaaaagggaaaaaagCCGATGGATTCCGTGGCTCACAGAAACAAGAAGCAGCGAAACGGGAAGAGCCGTCGTCCTACCATGGGCTCTGAAACCTCGGGCACGATGCTCCACTGGATCCTCCAACCTCTGGAAAACAAGGCCATCACAAATCAGCTCTTCAAAGCTTCAAGATAAAGCTACAAAATGTTTGCAGCCTCCCCCCTCTTTGGCCAGGTGACCCCCCCTTACACTTACACTTGGGAGTAAAAAAACCGCCCCTATAGCCACAACTCTGACACTGAATATACACCCCAGGAGAAATATTTGTACCTGGCGATGAGGTAATTTAAGGACAAGCGAAGGATAGCCAGGAAGAGCAACATGGGGACGGCCCAGCCATGCCAAGCAGCATTCATGTAGATCTGCAGATATAAACAAACTCTATTTAGGTCAACTGAATCATTTtagcacaggggggggggggggtcgtcgacttacgacctatgtGACCCGCGACTGTTCGCCTTTCCGACCGAACTGGCCTGATTACGTGGTCTTTTTACGCCATGAATACGATAACTCAATCCAGTGCGAAGCTAAATGGATAGAGTGCACACTCACAATGAAGGCAATAGCTGAGGTGTAGACTGAGTGCCAGTTCGATAAGGCGGAGAGGTTCCTCAAGAAGCTGGTGACGGGTCTGGCTCCTCGCTCTGAACAAGAAGAATGTATTCAAACCCATTCCTGCATCCTCTGTTTTCTGTCTATAAAtacaaccccccaccccccccccccccgcccgcccacATTTCtaatgtgttattatttttgtttgttttaaatgaactcattcagtgccagccattttcagcccAGCCGTCtgccgagtgccccagttttcgctcattttgcccgattttccaagccccacagaatattctttactttGACTGTGCAAACACCGAACCGAAACCAAAAGAAAGttttaaagtctcttctttcagcagaggaaacagtgttgttcctaccatttttctttccggagttattggccgttgaagagaggcagatttcaatgtcagggttggcagtgaatgtttggattataaaaaacatctttagtTCAGAAAACTTTCTGGGAAGTTAAATTTTCCTGTCAGTGCATTCCCATTCATCTCATAAGGGGCGGCGGGGGCGCAGGCGGTCGAGCGGGTcatcctatgatcgagaggccGGCGTTTCGAGTTGATTCATTTACTAAATTAGAGGCCATAGACTATGAGAAGAAGCTTTAAGAAACTCAAACTAATGAAAAAATAGGTGGAATCTGAGCTGCAGACATTTTCAGAGATAATTTAAGGATGTAAAGAATGCGTTTCATCTGAGCTTCAATAGATTTCCTTTGAACGTGCTTTGAATACTCACTGAGTCGCCTCATATTTTCTGTTAACCTGCAtagaaaacacattaaaaaaaaagagaaggtcAGTCAAGACAGTTCACGAGGAATTAT
This portion of the Brachionichthys hirsutus isolate HB-005 chromosome 22, CSIRO-AGI_Bhir_v1, whole genome shotgun sequence genome encodes:
- the gramd4a gene encoding GRAM domain-containing protein 4, with the translated sequence MKLRYGLRAGVAVRHVKIKSRCAVLTMLKRLDKIRFRGPRTRDDFPDLAESPPASDNECSDDMQLKPRAALRDTEDLLRDPAGSGSPTMAAAIQDFQRSESDRLSEVKGHLEIALLEKHFLQEELRKLREETNVDSLRQELERERSKRVDLEQKMSEVLKSRLEDSPPQPPRKQQSPSNNGTAEKQQKEVWSSRLQKWLYERFGVYIEDFRFQPEESTVETEEPLSAKRLTENMRRLKRGARPVTSFLRNLSALSNWHSVYTSAIAFIIYMNAAWHGWAVPMLLFLAILRLSLNYLIARGWRIQWSIVPEVSEPMEPPKEDLTVSEKFQLVLDVAQKAQNLFGKMADVLEKIKNLFMWVQPESTRKLYICLWVAFISSCVLPFKFMGFMIGLYAGIKFFIIDFLFKSCPKLRDKYDTPHIVWNSLPTDPQLKERTNATVSRRLSGIEKVQPVVSRSSLAAVPCGMSREEEPGRSHSTKKGAFHEIFNLQESERPLAVCENGWRCCLINRDRKMPTDYIRNGVLYVTEK